The Athene noctua chromosome 13, bAthNoc1.hap1.1, whole genome shotgun sequence genome has a segment encoding these proteins:
- the ALDH1A3 gene encoding retinaldehyde dehydrogenase 3 isoform X1: MAALNGAVENGQPDRKVLPPLPRPLRSLEVKYTKIFINNEWHESTSGKKFPTYNPSTLEKICDIEEGDKPDVDNAVEAAKAAFQRDSPWRQMDALSRGRLLHKLADLLERDRVILATLETMDTGKPFLQAYFIDLEGCIKTLRYYAGWADKIQGRTIPVDENFVCFTRHEPMGVCGAITPWNFPLLMLVWKMAPALCCGNTLVIKPAEQTPLTSLYIGSLIKEVGFPPGVVNIVPGYGPTAGAAISTHHSIDKIAFTGSTKVGKLIKEAASKSNLKRVTLELGGKNPCIVCADADLDLAVECAHQGVFFNQGQCCTAASRVFVEEQIYPEFVKRSVEYAKKRLVGDPFDARTEQGPQIDQKQFDKILELIESGKKEGAKLECGGLAIEDRGLFIKPTVFSEVTDNMRIAKEEIFGPVQPIMKFKSIEEVIRRANSTEYGLTAAVFTKNLDRALTLASALQSGTVWINCYNALYAQAPFGGFKMSGNGRELGEYALAEYTEVKTVTIKLSQKSP, from the exons ATGGCCGCCCTCAACGGCGCCGTGGAGAACGGGCAGCCTGACAGGAAGGTGCTGCCGCCGCTGCCACGGCCCCTGCGGAGCCTGGAGGTGAAGTACACCAAG ATATTTATTAACAATGAATGGCATGAGTCTACAAGTGGAAAGAAGTTCCCCACCTACAACCCTTCAACGCTGGAGAAAATTTGTGACATTGAGGAAGGAGACAAG CCTGATGTGGATAATGCAGTGGAAGCAGCAAAGGCAGCATTCCAGAGGGATTCTCCGTGGAGACAGATGGATGCCCTAAGCAGAGGGCGACTCCTGCACAAGTTGGCTGATCTTCTGGAGCGAGACAGAGTCATCCTGGCA actCTGGAAACAATGGACACAGGAAAACCTTTTCTGCAGGCTTATTTCATTGACCTGGAAGGTTGCATAAAAACACTCCGATATTATGCTGGATGGGCTGATAAAATTCAGGGTAGAACTATCCCAGTGG atGAAAATTTTGTCTGTTTTACCAGGCATGAACCAATGGGTGTCTGTGGAGCTATAACTCCA TGGAACTTCCCATTGCTAATGCTGGTTTGGAAGATGGCACCAGCGCTGTGCTGTGGAAACACTTTGGTTATTAAGCCAGCTGAACAAACTCCTCTCACGTCGCTGTACATTGGCTCGCTGATCAAGGAG GTTGGTTTCCCTCCAGGTGTGGTGAACATTGTGCCAGGCTACGGCCCCACAGCTGGAGCTGCTATTTCTACCCATCACAGCATTGATAAAATTGCTTTTACTGGATCAACAAAG GTTGGAAAACTGATCAAGGAAGCTGCTTCTAAAAGCAACCTGAAAAGGGTGACATTAGAGCTTGGAGGGAAAAACCCCTGCATTGTGTGTGCAGATGCAGACT TGGACTTGGCAGTGGAATGTGCCCATCAAGGGGTGTTCTTCAATCAGGGGCAGTGCTGTACGGCTGCCTCACGAGTGTTTGTGGAGGAGCAGATATATCCAGAGTTTGTCAAGCGCAGCGTGGAGTATGCCAAGAAGCGACTCGTTGGAGACCCCTTTGATGCCAGAACTGAACAAGGGCCCCAG ATTGACCAAAAACAGTTTGATAAAATCCTGGAGCTGATAGAAagtgggaagaaagaaggagctAAGCTGGAGTGTGGGGGTCTTGCCATTGAAGACAGAGGCCTGTTTATAAAACCCACTGTGTTTTCAGAGGTCACCGACAACATGCGTATCGCCAAAGAGGAG ATTTTTGGGCCAGTTCAGCCAATTATGAAGTTCAAGAGTATAGAAGAGGTCATAAGAAGAGCCAACAGTACCGAGTACGGGCTGACAGCTGCAGTGTTCACAAAGAATCTGGACAGAGCGTTAACGCTTGCTTCTGCACTGCAATCAGGAACTGTCTG GATCAACTGTTACAATGCACTCTATGCACAGGCTCCTTTTGGTGGCTTTAAAATGTCAGGCAACGGCAGAGAACT CGGTGAATATGCTTTGGCAGAATATACTGAAGTGAAAACGGTCACCATTAAACTCTCCCAGAAGAGTCCATGA
- the ALDH1A3 gene encoding retinaldehyde dehydrogenase 3 isoform X3 has product MAALNGAVENGQPDRKVLPPLPRPLRSLEVKYTKIFINNEWHESTSGKKFPTYNPSTLEKICDIEEGDKPDVDNAVEAAKAAFQRDSPWRQMDALSRGRLLHKLADLLERDRVILAVGFPPGVVNIVPGYGPTAGAAISTHHSIDKIAFTGSTKVGKLIKEAASKSNLKRVTLELGGKNPCIVCADADLDLAVECAHQGVFFNQGQCCTAASRVFVEEQIYPEFVKRSVEYAKKRLVGDPFDARTEQGPQIDQKQFDKILELIESGKKEGAKLECGGLAIEDRGLFIKPTVFSEVTDNMRIAKEEIFGPVQPIMKFKSIEEVIRRANSTEYGLTAAVFTKNLDRALTLASALQSGTVWINCYNALYAQAPFGGFKMSGNGRELGEYALAEYTEVKTVTIKLSQKSP; this is encoded by the exons ATGGCCGCCCTCAACGGCGCCGTGGAGAACGGGCAGCCTGACAGGAAGGTGCTGCCGCCGCTGCCACGGCCCCTGCGGAGCCTGGAGGTGAAGTACACCAAG ATATTTATTAACAATGAATGGCATGAGTCTACAAGTGGAAAGAAGTTCCCCACCTACAACCCTTCAACGCTGGAGAAAATTTGTGACATTGAGGAAGGAGACAAG CCTGATGTGGATAATGCAGTGGAAGCAGCAAAGGCAGCATTCCAGAGGGATTCTCCGTGGAGACAGATGGATGCCCTAAGCAGAGGGCGACTCCTGCACAAGTTGGCTGATCTTCTGGAGCGAGACAGAGTCATCCTGGCA GTTGGTTTCCCTCCAGGTGTGGTGAACATTGTGCCAGGCTACGGCCCCACAGCTGGAGCTGCTATTTCTACCCATCACAGCATTGATAAAATTGCTTTTACTGGATCAACAAAG GTTGGAAAACTGATCAAGGAAGCTGCTTCTAAAAGCAACCTGAAAAGGGTGACATTAGAGCTTGGAGGGAAAAACCCCTGCATTGTGTGTGCAGATGCAGACT TGGACTTGGCAGTGGAATGTGCCCATCAAGGGGTGTTCTTCAATCAGGGGCAGTGCTGTACGGCTGCCTCACGAGTGTTTGTGGAGGAGCAGATATATCCAGAGTTTGTCAAGCGCAGCGTGGAGTATGCCAAGAAGCGACTCGTTGGAGACCCCTTTGATGCCAGAACTGAACAAGGGCCCCAG ATTGACCAAAAACAGTTTGATAAAATCCTGGAGCTGATAGAAagtgggaagaaagaaggagctAAGCTGGAGTGTGGGGGTCTTGCCATTGAAGACAGAGGCCTGTTTATAAAACCCACTGTGTTTTCAGAGGTCACCGACAACATGCGTATCGCCAAAGAGGAG ATTTTTGGGCCAGTTCAGCCAATTATGAAGTTCAAGAGTATAGAAGAGGTCATAAGAAGAGCCAACAGTACCGAGTACGGGCTGACAGCTGCAGTGTTCACAAAGAATCTGGACAGAGCGTTAACGCTTGCTTCTGCACTGCAATCAGGAACTGTCTG GATCAACTGTTACAATGCACTCTATGCACAGGCTCCTTTTGGTGGCTTTAAAATGTCAGGCAACGGCAGAGAACT CGGTGAATATGCTTTGGCAGAATATACTGAAGTGAAAACGGTCACCATTAAACTCTCCCAGAAGAGTCCATGA
- the ALDH1A3 gene encoding retinaldehyde dehydrogenase 3 isoform X2 has translation MAALNGAVENGQPDRKVLPPLPRPLRSLEVKYTKIFINNEWHESTSGKKFPTYNPSTLEKICDIEEGDKPDVDNAVEAAKAAFQRDSPWRQMDALSRGRLLHKLADLLERDRVILATLETMDTGKPFLQAYFIDLEGCIKTLRYYAGWADKIQGRTIPVDENFVCFTRHEPMGVCGAITPWNFPLLMLVWKMAPALCCGNTLVIKPAEQTPLTSLYIGSLIKEVGKLIKEAASKSNLKRVTLELGGKNPCIVCADADLDLAVECAHQGVFFNQGQCCTAASRVFVEEQIYPEFVKRSVEYAKKRLVGDPFDARTEQGPQIDQKQFDKILELIESGKKEGAKLECGGLAIEDRGLFIKPTVFSEVTDNMRIAKEEIFGPVQPIMKFKSIEEVIRRANSTEYGLTAAVFTKNLDRALTLASALQSGTVWINCYNALYAQAPFGGFKMSGNGRELGEYALAEYTEVKTVTIKLSQKSP, from the exons ATGGCCGCCCTCAACGGCGCCGTGGAGAACGGGCAGCCTGACAGGAAGGTGCTGCCGCCGCTGCCACGGCCCCTGCGGAGCCTGGAGGTGAAGTACACCAAG ATATTTATTAACAATGAATGGCATGAGTCTACAAGTGGAAAGAAGTTCCCCACCTACAACCCTTCAACGCTGGAGAAAATTTGTGACATTGAGGAAGGAGACAAG CCTGATGTGGATAATGCAGTGGAAGCAGCAAAGGCAGCATTCCAGAGGGATTCTCCGTGGAGACAGATGGATGCCCTAAGCAGAGGGCGACTCCTGCACAAGTTGGCTGATCTTCTGGAGCGAGACAGAGTCATCCTGGCA actCTGGAAACAATGGACACAGGAAAACCTTTTCTGCAGGCTTATTTCATTGACCTGGAAGGTTGCATAAAAACACTCCGATATTATGCTGGATGGGCTGATAAAATTCAGGGTAGAACTATCCCAGTGG atGAAAATTTTGTCTGTTTTACCAGGCATGAACCAATGGGTGTCTGTGGAGCTATAACTCCA TGGAACTTCCCATTGCTAATGCTGGTTTGGAAGATGGCACCAGCGCTGTGCTGTGGAAACACTTTGGTTATTAAGCCAGCTGAACAAACTCCTCTCACGTCGCTGTACATTGGCTCGCTGATCAAGGAG GTTGGAAAACTGATCAAGGAAGCTGCTTCTAAAAGCAACCTGAAAAGGGTGACATTAGAGCTTGGAGGGAAAAACCCCTGCATTGTGTGTGCAGATGCAGACT TGGACTTGGCAGTGGAATGTGCCCATCAAGGGGTGTTCTTCAATCAGGGGCAGTGCTGTACGGCTGCCTCACGAGTGTTTGTGGAGGAGCAGATATATCCAGAGTTTGTCAAGCGCAGCGTGGAGTATGCCAAGAAGCGACTCGTTGGAGACCCCTTTGATGCCAGAACTGAACAAGGGCCCCAG ATTGACCAAAAACAGTTTGATAAAATCCTGGAGCTGATAGAAagtgggaagaaagaaggagctAAGCTGGAGTGTGGGGGTCTTGCCATTGAAGACAGAGGCCTGTTTATAAAACCCACTGTGTTTTCAGAGGTCACCGACAACATGCGTATCGCCAAAGAGGAG ATTTTTGGGCCAGTTCAGCCAATTATGAAGTTCAAGAGTATAGAAGAGGTCATAAGAAGAGCCAACAGTACCGAGTACGGGCTGACAGCTGCAGTGTTCACAAAGAATCTGGACAGAGCGTTAACGCTTGCTTCTGCACTGCAATCAGGAACTGTCTG GATCAACTGTTACAATGCACTCTATGCACAGGCTCCTTTTGGTGGCTTTAAAATGTCAGGCAACGGCAGAGAACT CGGTGAATATGCTTTGGCAGAATATACTGAAGTGAAAACGGTCACCATTAAACTCTCCCAGAAGAGTCCATGA